Proteins found in one Magnolia sinica isolate HGM2019 chromosome 5, MsV1, whole genome shotgun sequence genomic segment:
- the LOC131246517 gene encoding histone H2A.1-like, giving the protein MEGGKTTKAAGGRKGSSKRKAAVTKSVKAGLQFPVGRIARFLKQGRYARRVGTGAPVYLAAVLEYLAAEVLELAGNAARDNKKSRIIPRHVLLAVRNDEELGKLLAGVTISSGGVLPNINSVLLPKKSEKGKSEEASKSPKKD; this is encoded by the exons atggaaggagGAAAGACGACGAAGGCAGCAGGAGGGAGGAAAGGCTCTTCAAAACGAAAGGCGGCAGTAACGAAATCTGTGAAAGCAGGCCTTCAGTTTCCTGTTGGAAGGATTGCTAGGTTCTTGAAGCAAGGAAGATATGCGAGGCGGGTTGGAACTGGCGCTCCTGTCTATTTGGCTGCTGTTCTTGAGTACTTGGCAGCTGAG GTTTTGGAGCTGGCTGGGAATGCTGCTAGAGACAATAAGAAGTCTCGCATCATTCCAAGGCATGTTCTTTTGGCTGTGAGAAATGATGAGGAGCTTGGGAAATTGCTAGCTGGTGTGACGATTTCAAGCGGTGGTGTTTTACCAAACATAAACTCTGTTCTCTTGCCTAAGAAGTCTGAGAAAGGGAAGTCTGAGGAAGCTTCAAAATCTCCCAAAAAGGATTGA
- the LOC131246518 gene encoding DNA replication licensing factor MCM2 isoform X1, producing MDDSENPSTPGSPTSAGFSTDRLPPNTSHASDSSSDDEAAVDPEIVRDEPDDADDEEEGEDLYNDNYMEDYRRMDEHDQYESVGLDDSMEDERDIDQIMEDRRAAEVELDAKEGNMGPVSRKLPRLLHDQDTDDEINYRHPKRSRADFRPPRGPRSYDDTDGGTPSSPGRSQRGHSRDDVPMTDQTDDEPYEEEDDDEGEFEMYRVQGTLREWVTRDEVRRFIAKKFKEFLLTYVNPKNEQGDFEYVRLINEMVLANKCSLEIDYKQFIYILPNIAIWLADAPQSVLEVMEEVAKNVVFDFHKNYKNIHQKIYVRITNLPVYDQIRNIRQIHLNTMIRIGGVVTRRSGVFPQLQQVKYDCNKCGMVLGPFFQNSYSEVKVGSCPECQSKGPFTVNIEQTIYRNYQKLTLQESPGIVPAGRLPRYKEVILLNDLIDCARPGEEIEVTGIYTNNFDLSLNTKNGFPVFATVVEANYVTKKQDLFSAYKLTEEDKAEIEKLSKDPRIGERIVKSIAPSIYGHEDIKTAIALAMFGGQEKNVKGKHRLRGDINVLLLGDPGTAKSQFLKYVEKTGQRAVYTTGKGASAVGLTAAVHKDPVTREWTLEGGALVLADRGICLIDEFDKMNDQDRVSIHEAMEQQSISISKAGIVTSLQARCSVIAAANPVGGRYDSSKTFSQNVELTDPIISRFDVLCVVKDIVDPVTDEMLAKFVVDSHFKSQPKGANLDDKSVGNSQDDFPASAMPVDPEILSQDMLKKYITYAKLNIFPKLHDADLDKLTHVYAELRRESSHGQGVPIAVRHIESMIRMSEAHARMHLRNYVSQEDVDMAIRVLLDSFISTQKFGVQKALQKSFKKYMTFKKDYNELLLHLLRGLVKDALHFEEVMSGSTSRLNHIEVKVDELRNKAQEYEIYDLQPFFTSTQFSKANFVLDEERGLIRHPIPRNLD from the exons ATG GACGATTCGGAGAACCCATCAACGCCCGGTTCGCCCACCTCAGCCGGGTTCAGCACGGACCGGCTCCCTCCAAACACGAGCCACGCCTCCGACTCCTCTTCCGACGACGAGGCTGCCGTCGATCCCGAGATTGTACGCGACGAGCCTGATGACgctgatgatgaggaagaaggagaagatctcTACAATGACAATTACATGGA AGATTACCGTCGGATGGATGAGCATGATCAGTACGAATCGGTGGGCCTGGACGATTCGATGGAGGATGAGAGGGATATTGATCAGATCATGGAGGATCGGAGGGCAGCAGAGGTGGAGCTCGATGCAAAAGAAGGGAACATGGGACCGGTGAGTCGGAAGCTCCCTCGCCTTCTACATGATCAAG ACACAGATGATGAAATTAATTACAGGCACCCAAAAAGGTCTAGAGCTGATTTCAGGCCTCCAAGAGGACCAAGAAGCTATGATGATACTGATGGCGGAACACCAAGTTCACCTGGAAGATCACAGAGAGGACATTCAAGAGACGATGTGCCAATGACTGATCAAACTGACGATGAACCTTATGAG GAAGAAGACGATGATGAAGGAGAGTTTGAAATGTATCGTGTCCAAGGAACTTTGAGGGAGTGGGTTACCAGAGATGAAGTGCGCCGGTTCATTGCTAAGAAATTTAAGGAGTTCTTGCTTACGTATGTAAATCCAAAGAATGAACAAGGAGATTTCGAATATGTTCGGCTGATTAATGAGATGGTCTTAG CTAATAAATGTAGCTTGGAGATAGATTACAAGCAATTCATCTATATACTTCCAAATATTGCCATCTGGCTGGCTGATGCACCCCAATCGGTGCTTGAGGTCATGGAAGAGGTTGCCAAGAATGTCGTCTTTGATTTCCACAAGAACTACAAAAATATTCATCAAAAAATCTATGTGCGGATAACCAACCTACCAGTTTATGATCAGATACGCAACATAAG GCAAATCCATCTGAACACCATGATCCGCATAGGAGGTGTTGTGACTCGACGATCTGGGGTTTTCCCTCAGTTGCAACAGGTGAAGTATGACTGCAACAAATGTGGGATGGTTCTTGGGCCATTCTTCCAGAACTCCTATTCAGAAGTCAAGGTGGGGTCTTGCCCCGAATGTCAATCGAAAGGGCCTTTCACTGTCAACATCGAGCAG ACAATTTACAGGAACTACCAGAAACTCACACTTCAGGAGAGTCCAGGAATCGTCCCAGCTGGTCGACTTCCGAGATACAAAGAAGTGATACTCCTAAATGATCTAATCGATTGTGCTCGTCCTGGAGAAGAAATT GAGGTCACAGGCATATACACGAACAACTTTGATTTATCTTTGAATACGAAAAATGGGTTTCCTGTCTTTGCAACCGTGGTTGAAGCGAACTACGTCACAAAGAAGCAGGACCTCTTCTCCGCTTACAAGCTCACCGAGGAGGACAAGGCAGAAATTGAGAAGTTGTCCAAGGACCCAAGGATTGGAGAAAGG ATTGTTAAGTCCATAGCCCCATCAATCTATGGTCATGAAGACATCAAAACTGCAATAGCTCTTGCTATGTTTGGAGGCCAGGAAAAGAATGTTAAAGGAAAGCATCGATTGAGAGGGGACATAAATGTTCTCCTCCTCGGCGATCCGGGTACAGCCAAGTCACAGTTCCTCAA GTACGTTGAGAAGACAGGGCAAAGGGCTGTTTATACAACTGGAAAAGGAGCTTCTGCTGTTGGGCTCACAGCAGCAGTGCACAAGGACCCTGTCACAAGGGAATGGACTCTTGAAGGAGGGGCCCTTGTCCTAGCCGATAGAGGCATCTGCCTAATTGATGAGTTCGACAAAATGAATGATCAGGACAG AGTGAGTATCCATGAAGCCATGGAGCAACAGAGCATTAGCATTTCGAAGGCTGGGATTGTCACATCTCTCCAAGCACGTTGTTCTGTCATTGCTGCTGCAAATCCAGTTGGAGGAAG GTACGATTCTTCAAAGACTTTCTCACAAAATGTGGAGCTGACGGATCCGATTATTTCTCGTTTTGACGTCCTCTGTGTTGTCAAG GACATAGTCGATCCTGTCACAGATGAAATGCTTGCGAAATTTGTTGTGGATAGTCACTTTAAGTCACAACCCAAAGGAGCCAATCTGGATGACAAATCCGTTGGCAATTCTCAAGATGATTTCCCAGCCTCTGCCATGCCAGTCGATCCTGAG ATACTTTCTCAAGATATGCTCAAGAAGTATATAACATATGCAAAGCTGAACATATTCCCTAAACTGCATGATGCCGATTTGGATAAACTCACACATGTTTATGCGGAGCTACGGAGAGAGTCCTCT CATGGTCAAGGAGTTCCAATCGCAGTAAGGCACATAGAGTCGATGATACGAATGTCAGAAGCCCATGCAAGAATGCATTTAAGAAATTACGTATCTCAAGAAGATGTGGACATGGCAATTCGAGTCCTTCTGGATTCATTTATCTCAACCCAGAAGTTTGGGGTCCAAAAGGCTTTACAAAAG AGCTTCAAGAAGTACATGACATTCAAGAAGGATTACAATGAGCTCCTCCTCCATCTTTTGCGCGGGCTTGTCAAGGATGCCTTGCACTTCGAAGAAGTCATGTCAGGTTCAACCTCAAGGCTCAACCACATCGAGGTGAAGGTGGACGAACTTCGAAACAAG GCACAAGAGTATGAAATTTATGATCTGCAGCCATTCTTCACCAGCACCCAGTTCTCCAAAGCAAACTTTGTGCTGGATGAGGAACGGGGGCTGATTCGGCATCCCATTCCGAGGAATTTGGACTGA
- the LOC131246518 gene encoding DNA replication licensing factor MCM2 isoform X2, which produces MDDSENPSTPGSPTSAGFSTDRLPPNTSHASDSSSDDEAAVDPEIVRDEPDDADDEEEGEDLYNDNYMEDYRRMDEHDQYESVGLDDSMEDERDIDQIMEDRRAAEVELDAKEGNMGPVSRKLPRLLHDQDTDDEINYRHPKRSRADFRPPRGPRSYDDTDGGTPSSPGRSQRGHSRDDVPMTDQTDDEPYEEEDDDEGEFEMYRVQGTLREWVTRDEVRRFIAKKFKEFLLTYVNPKNEQGDFEYVRLINEMVLANKCSLEIDYKQFIYILPNIAIWLADAPQSVLEVMEEVAKNVVFDFHKNYKNIHQKIYVRITNLPVYDQIRNIRQIHLNTMIRIGGVVTRRSGVFPQLQQVKYDCNKCGMVLGPFFQNSYSEVKVGSCPECQSKGPFTVNIEQTIYRNYQKLTLQESPGIVPAGRLPRYKEVILLNDLIDCARPGEEIEVTGIYTNNFDLSLNTKNGFPVFATVVEANYVTKKQDLFSAYKLTEEDKAEIEKLSKDPRIGERIVKSIAPSIYGHEDIKTAIALAMFGGQEKNVKGKHRLRGDINVLLLGDPGTAKSQFLKYVEKTGQRAVYTTGKGASAVGLTAAVHKDPVTREWTLEGGALVLADRGICLIDEFDKMNDQDRVSIHEAMEQQSISISKAGIVTSLQARCSVIAAANPVGGRYDSSKTFSQNVELTDPIISRFDVLCVVKDIVDPVTDEMLAKFVVDSHFKSQPKGANLDDKSVGNSQDDFPASAMPVDPEVSNSTTLLNIFPKLHDADLDKLTHVYAELRRESSHGQGVPIAVRHIESMIRMSEAHARMHLRNYVSQEDVDMAIRVLLDSFISTQKFGVQKALQKSFKKYMTFKKDYNELLLHLLRGLVKDALHFEEVMSGSTSRLNHIEVKVDELRNKAQEYEIYDLQPFFTSTQFSKANFVLDEERGLIRHPIPRNLD; this is translated from the exons ATG GACGATTCGGAGAACCCATCAACGCCCGGTTCGCCCACCTCAGCCGGGTTCAGCACGGACCGGCTCCCTCCAAACACGAGCCACGCCTCCGACTCCTCTTCCGACGACGAGGCTGCCGTCGATCCCGAGATTGTACGCGACGAGCCTGATGACgctgatgatgaggaagaaggagaagatctcTACAATGACAATTACATGGA AGATTACCGTCGGATGGATGAGCATGATCAGTACGAATCGGTGGGCCTGGACGATTCGATGGAGGATGAGAGGGATATTGATCAGATCATGGAGGATCGGAGGGCAGCAGAGGTGGAGCTCGATGCAAAAGAAGGGAACATGGGACCGGTGAGTCGGAAGCTCCCTCGCCTTCTACATGATCAAG ACACAGATGATGAAATTAATTACAGGCACCCAAAAAGGTCTAGAGCTGATTTCAGGCCTCCAAGAGGACCAAGAAGCTATGATGATACTGATGGCGGAACACCAAGTTCACCTGGAAGATCACAGAGAGGACATTCAAGAGACGATGTGCCAATGACTGATCAAACTGACGATGAACCTTATGAG GAAGAAGACGATGATGAAGGAGAGTTTGAAATGTATCGTGTCCAAGGAACTTTGAGGGAGTGGGTTACCAGAGATGAAGTGCGCCGGTTCATTGCTAAGAAATTTAAGGAGTTCTTGCTTACGTATGTAAATCCAAAGAATGAACAAGGAGATTTCGAATATGTTCGGCTGATTAATGAGATGGTCTTAG CTAATAAATGTAGCTTGGAGATAGATTACAAGCAATTCATCTATATACTTCCAAATATTGCCATCTGGCTGGCTGATGCACCCCAATCGGTGCTTGAGGTCATGGAAGAGGTTGCCAAGAATGTCGTCTTTGATTTCCACAAGAACTACAAAAATATTCATCAAAAAATCTATGTGCGGATAACCAACCTACCAGTTTATGATCAGATACGCAACATAAG GCAAATCCATCTGAACACCATGATCCGCATAGGAGGTGTTGTGACTCGACGATCTGGGGTTTTCCCTCAGTTGCAACAGGTGAAGTATGACTGCAACAAATGTGGGATGGTTCTTGGGCCATTCTTCCAGAACTCCTATTCAGAAGTCAAGGTGGGGTCTTGCCCCGAATGTCAATCGAAAGGGCCTTTCACTGTCAACATCGAGCAG ACAATTTACAGGAACTACCAGAAACTCACACTTCAGGAGAGTCCAGGAATCGTCCCAGCTGGTCGACTTCCGAGATACAAAGAAGTGATACTCCTAAATGATCTAATCGATTGTGCTCGTCCTGGAGAAGAAATT GAGGTCACAGGCATATACACGAACAACTTTGATTTATCTTTGAATACGAAAAATGGGTTTCCTGTCTTTGCAACCGTGGTTGAAGCGAACTACGTCACAAAGAAGCAGGACCTCTTCTCCGCTTACAAGCTCACCGAGGAGGACAAGGCAGAAATTGAGAAGTTGTCCAAGGACCCAAGGATTGGAGAAAGG ATTGTTAAGTCCATAGCCCCATCAATCTATGGTCATGAAGACATCAAAACTGCAATAGCTCTTGCTATGTTTGGAGGCCAGGAAAAGAATGTTAAAGGAAAGCATCGATTGAGAGGGGACATAAATGTTCTCCTCCTCGGCGATCCGGGTACAGCCAAGTCACAGTTCCTCAA GTACGTTGAGAAGACAGGGCAAAGGGCTGTTTATACAACTGGAAAAGGAGCTTCTGCTGTTGGGCTCACAGCAGCAGTGCACAAGGACCCTGTCACAAGGGAATGGACTCTTGAAGGAGGGGCCCTTGTCCTAGCCGATAGAGGCATCTGCCTAATTGATGAGTTCGACAAAATGAATGATCAGGACAG AGTGAGTATCCATGAAGCCATGGAGCAACAGAGCATTAGCATTTCGAAGGCTGGGATTGTCACATCTCTCCAAGCACGTTGTTCTGTCATTGCTGCTGCAAATCCAGTTGGAGGAAG GTACGATTCTTCAAAGACTTTCTCACAAAATGTGGAGCTGACGGATCCGATTATTTCTCGTTTTGACGTCCTCTGTGTTGTCAAG GACATAGTCGATCCTGTCACAGATGAAATGCTTGCGAAATTTGTTGTGGATAGTCACTTTAAGTCACAACCCAAAGGAGCCAATCTGGATGACAAATCCGTTGGCAATTCTCAAGATGATTTCCCAGCCTCTGCCATGCCAGTCGATCCTGAGGTATCGAACTCTACCACTCTT CTGAACATATTCCCTAAACTGCATGATGCCGATTTGGATAAACTCACACATGTTTATGCGGAGCTACGGAGAGAGTCCTCT CATGGTCAAGGAGTTCCAATCGCAGTAAGGCACATAGAGTCGATGATACGAATGTCAGAAGCCCATGCAAGAATGCATTTAAGAAATTACGTATCTCAAGAAGATGTGGACATGGCAATTCGAGTCCTTCTGGATTCATTTATCTCAACCCAGAAGTTTGGGGTCCAAAAGGCTTTACAAAAG AGCTTCAAGAAGTACATGACATTCAAGAAGGATTACAATGAGCTCCTCCTCCATCTTTTGCGCGGGCTTGTCAAGGATGCCTTGCACTTCGAAGAAGTCATGTCAGGTTCAACCTCAAGGCTCAACCACATCGAGGTGAAGGTGGACGAACTTCGAAACAAG GCACAAGAGTATGAAATTTATGATCTGCAGCCATTCTTCACCAGCACCCAGTTCTCCAAAGCAAACTTTGTGCTGGATGAGGAACGGGGGCTGATTCGGCATCCCATTCCGAGGAATTTGGACTGA